AATTATAGAGTTCTTGATAGACTCGTAGGAGATGTTATGCTTGGCAAGAGAATGAAGAGTATTGACTTCGTTAGTGATTTTCAAACCTTCACCATCCTCTCTTTCAAGTTCGCTCTTGGAGTTCTGTGCTTCTATGAAGATATGGTCATTCAAACTTGACTTACCTTTAGGTTTAGAGCTTTTGGGTTTCAGAGCATTCGAAAGGGAATTTCGTCTCTTTTTAGGGGTGGATGGAGCAGAAGCAGGTTCTGCTTCTTCCTTTTTATCAGGTTTATTGAACTTTTggttgttcttcttcatggTATCTTCCCAATAATTGGACCAGAAAGGTTTGGAGACTGCGTCCAACTTCTCTAAAAGCGTATCTCCATCGTTCATATTCATGAATCTGTTCTTGTAGAAAAACTCCTGCAAGCAATGTAGATGAGGAGCTCCAAATACACCAATATCATTCTCAACACCCTCAGCATTGGTTGATTTGAGAACCCCAATCCCAAATgttttggtgaagatgtcaGGTAAACCATCTATGAAAAAGTTCATTTCATGTAAGAGAGACATTGTTCTCCATCTAGGATTATCAAGGGCAAGTTGGGCAATATCtcttgacttcttcaataaggCTCGATCTGCTGGACTATATGCCCACAGCCTATCAGGCCCTTTTTTCTCTAGACATACTTTGCACACATGAATCAACGCTTCTACGTCTTCTTGTTTGAAACCACTCCAATGAAATGTAGCTCTCTGTAAGTTTGTGATTAATCTTCTGAGCTGCTGTCTATTGGACGGATGAAACATGTAGTCTATATCTTTTCTCTCTGAAGAAACCGCATTCACAGCCAATACAGCTGTGAATATATTTATCGATAATTTATTGAGAAACGAAGGCTTCAAGAAAACAGACACATGATGAAGTTGAGGGAGCTTTATGTCTCTTTCGACCTCATCTAGTGAGTGTCTCACGACAATTGCGTCTAACAAATTGGATAAACTGGTGGTAGACCCgtacaagttcaataacaACGGATTAATCATTAGGGTTTTCCACAACCTGGGTTGGGAGTGGAACGGTTCGATCTTGAGGAAATTCGATACAATGTTTCCAAGTTTCATCAAATCGTCTATTTCGTTGAAACTGTTTTTCACCACGTACTTACTCTTCCTCTTGGAAGGAGAGTCTTCAAGACTCTTTCCCTCCTCATCTTCCTCATCCATATGAAGTCTGGTCAACCCCGACGTTGGAGTTCCTGTCACGGCCCACCGTCTTTCAACATTCATTTCACGACAGAGAAGTCCTGCTCGGGAAACTTTGGAAGTCATACTGTGACCTTCATCTATTATTAATCTCTTCCAGAAGATCTTCATTAGAGGTGTATCATCTCGTTCGTCAAACTGCTTGGACAAGATCGAGTTGGAAATGACTATTAAATCAAattggatgagttgaatAGGGTCTTCGTACACTTCATTAGTAAACACCCCATTCTCTGACACAAGGAGCTTCTTAAACTGGTTGGAAATGAAAAGCTTCCGTAGAAAGTGTGGTTGAATATGCTTTCTTAACTCGGTGTTCCACTGGTGAAACAAGTTGTCGGGGACCACAATCAATGTGGTGTTGCAAAAATATAAGGTTCGAAAAGACCTTCCCTCCAACGGTAATTCTTGATCTAAATCTTTGAGTCTTTCGGatcttctgcttctttggATGCTAAAGGGAGAAACATACAGGGAGTTTTCCAACGGGATCCTGAAACTCCCAGGGGATTGTTTGAGTTTAGTAATTACAGACTCAGGGAGATCGTCCTTGTAGAACTTCCAAGGCAAGGAATTGCGAGTTATGCACTCTTTGCAAAGGTCTGCTAGCTTTTTGAACCTGGCAGTTTTCAAATGATGAAAAGTCGTTTCATGAGGAACCTGCTCCTCCGGAAGTATTGTGAGGGTGTCATGAGGAAGGGTGGAAAGCTCCCATTTGGTTAGGCAAATTAAGCTGAGACATATGAGAGTTTTACCAAGTCCCATATTTTCAGCAAGAATTCCTCCTCGAGGTTGCAGAAACACTTCTGGATTCcagaagaacttggtgtttaTAATGTCAAAATAATACTTGAGcccagaagaagcagagtTCAATTCGATGAAGTTAGGAATAACAGTTTTTTCAGGGAACGATTCTCTTTCGTACATCTTACTAAGCGACTTGATTTGGAATGGATAAAGCTGCGTTTTCACTCCTGGAATCGAGTTGTTCCCCTCCAGCATGTTATGCACAAGATTGACAATCACTTCCTCCGCCGAAGGAATAATATTACTGGAACTGACCGATTTCGACTTGGTATAGTATTTGGAGATATCAGGAGAAGGAATATTGTTATAAGCAGCAGATACCTTTTGAACAGCAGTGTCGGAGGTACCGGCGATATTTATGCCAAAAGGTCGACTGTTATACCACCGTTCTATATGAAACTTAGGGTCAGACTCGAAGCCCAAGTCGGTGGTTTTAAGGGTTAGTGGAAGGTGAATTTGTAAGCATGGgatcaaaagaagagaatcTAGCTTCAAACCGTCCCAACTTTCCAGTGAAAAATCAATATGGCTGATCAAGGTGTGCCACTTCTCACGGAATTTCTTCTCTATACTCAGGTGTCTTGGTCTCGAGGACCTCCATTCTTTAAAATACTGCGATCCATCAATATCCTCAGGAACTGCAAAAATGCGTACTTTTGCAATAACCATAGGCCCCCACCTAATGATCTTGTACGTAGCCATAATGTAGCGATAGATCATAAGAAATTGAATATCGGCGAGGATCgaattggaattgtttTCACATAAGAAGATCAACTGATCGATATCTAGCCATTTCCAGATATTGGTGTTAGTTTGTACTGAATCGAGTGAAGGATCAATTTCGCATGGTATGCCTCCCAAATCAGACCGGTGAAGCGGTAAGTTGTAGAAGTGGAGTGTGCCTATGGGAATAAGCTTCGGGAGCTCATTGGAAATGTGTATTACCCTTCGATATAGAGAGAATCCAAGGGACATGGTTTGCGAGCAGCAGAATTCGCGATAATCGATAGTGATGAGATTTTATCAATTATGACAGACCGGTTGGGATGAGTAGCATATGTATACAGCATGAATAGCAGTTGAATTGGAATGGTCACGACGAGGGAATTATGTGGTTCTGAACGTAATCCCATAGATGCAATTGGAAATCTCATAAGTGCATCTTTGGAAGAGTCTATTTCAAAAAtcgaaaacttgaaaatttgTGTCACACTTACCATAAACTACACGTTCCACACATTATTTTACTAAATACACTTAGAAGTCAATTTGATTGACTAAAGAGTTAAGCAGTGATTAGTTGTGCAAAAGATAATCCAATTAGAAAAACAATCATCAGAGCTTCGTTCCTCATGGCCCAATGGTCAAGGCGTCTGGCTACGATTATGTAACCACTTCTGGAACCAGAAGATTCCAGGTTCGAGTCCTGGTGGGGAAGCTTCTTTTTTGGCACTTCTTTTTTCGCACCCGACAAGAAAGGGTTCAGCCAAATTAAGTCGCATTCTTGAGAGCAACTCAGGAGATAAAGACTGGAAGTAATGAACTCCAAACGGATCTTACTTCGTCTCTCCGATGATGGCGAGCCCATAAGCAACACCGCCGATAATACCGGTGCCAACACGGGAGTATTGATATTACCCTCTGTGCCTTTGCCCCCAAACTACACCCCTGGTGATGTGATTTTCcagttggacttggtgatgaacGCCGCTTCCAGAGTCTCAAAAAATGGAACCGTTTACCTGAATGTCACCGACGGTACCGTGCCTTTCGTTCGTGACTCATACCGCCAGTTCCCCATCGAATGCTCGTTCCACAAAGACATCCGTGTTAGCATTCCTATCTATAAAAGTGGTGTCTACAACTTTTACATTGGCTTTGAAGACCCCGAAGGTCAACCACAACTGACTAAGAAGTTCTACTTCAACGTACCACCCAATTTGCGGATCAAGGACTCGTTTGTGGCATTCAATTCCATCAATATCCAGAGCGTGGTTCTGAAGTGGATCGGGCCCTTGTCCGACTGGGACGCCTTTTTCGGCGAAGTGAGCTATAAAGGCTATAACATGATCCATTTCACGCCGCTTCAGGAGAGAGGAGAATCCAACTCTCCGTACTCGATTCTCGACCAGTTGAAGTTCGATCCCGGATTATTTGAGTCAAATGCGCAGGCAGTCAAGTTTATTGGCGACTTGATGGAGAAGTATAGTTTGATGCTGTTGACAGATGTGGTGTTGAACCATACCGCGAACAACTCGCCGTGGCTTGCGGACCACCCGGACGCCGGCTACAACGAGGTCACCGCCCCTCATTTACGTGCAGCTATCGAGTTagagttgaagttgtttgaatACTCAGACAACCTCAAGAAGCTTGGATTGCCCACAGAGATCAAGTCCGGGGCTGACTTGGATGCGATCATGGAAGGAGTTCAGGCGAACGTGTTTGTCCCGCTCAACTTGTGGCAGTTCTTCGTATTTGACAAGCAGAAAGTGTTGAGTGATATCAACGATTTCTACCAGAACGGCGAAGTCGAGCCGGTGGCTATTCCTGGGGATGTtgacatcaacaacttgaagcaGTTGTCCCAATatgtgttgaagatctGTAA
Above is a window of Yamadazyma tenuis chromosome 1, complete sequence DNA encoding:
- a CDS encoding uncharacterized protein (COG:K,L; EggNog:ENOG503NWA8) yields the protein MSLGFSLYRRVIHISNELPKLIPIGTLHFYNLPLHRSDLGGIPCEIDPSLDSVQTNTNIWKWLDIDQLIFLCENNSNSILADIQFLMIYRYIMATYKIIRWGPMVIAKVRIFAVPEDIDGSQYFKEWRSSRPRHSSIEKKFREKWHTLISHIDFSSESWDGLKLDSLLLIPCLQIHLPLTLKTTDLGFESDPKFHIERWYNSRPFGINIAGTSDTAVQKVSAAYNNIPSPDISKYYTKSKSVSSSNIIPSAEEVIVNLVHNMSEGNNSIPGVKTQLYPFQIKSLSKMYERESFPEKTVIPNFIELNSASSGLKYYFDIINTKFFWNPEVFSQPRGGILAENMGLGKTLICLSLICLTKWELSTLPHDTLTILPEEQVPHETTFHHLKTARFKKLADLCKECITRNSLPWKFYKDDLPESVITKLKQSPGSFRIPLENSSYVSPFSIQRSRRSERLKDLDQELPLEGRSFRTLYFCNTTLIVVPDNLFHQWNTELRKHIQPHFLRKLFISNQFKKLLVSENGVFTNEVYEDPIQLIQFDLIVISNSILSKQFDERDDTPLMKIFWKRLIIDEGHSMTSKVSRAGLLCREMNVERRWAVTGTPTSGLTRLHMDEEDEEGKSLEDSPSKRKSKYVVKNSFNEIDDLMKLGNIVSNFLKIEPFHSQPRLWKTLMINPLLLNLYGSTTSLSNLLDAIVVRHSLDEVERDIKLPQLHHVSVFLKPSFLNKLSINIFTAVLAVNAVSSERKDIDYMFHPSNRQQLRRLITNLQRATFHWSGFKQEDVEALIHVCKVCLEKKGPDRSWAYSPADRALLKKSRDIAQLALDNPRWRTMSLLHEMNFFIDGLPDIFTKTFGIGVLKSTNAEGVENDIGVFGAPHLHCLQEFFYKNRFMNMNDGDTLLEKLDAVSKPFWSNYWEDTMKKNNQKFNKPDKKEEAEPASAPSTPKKRRNSLSNASKPKSSKPKGKSSLNDHIFIEAQNSKSELEREDGEGLKITNEVNTLHSLAKHNISYESIKNSIILGTASAKLSYLSSKLLENQQKKIKSIVFFEFEDSAYYLTELLDILGVNYILYATFINTTHRAENLSEFSNYNSEDNGGITLLMDLRLAAHGLTIIAATNVYFISPVWQRSVEAQAIKRAHRIGQTKEVHVETLVLEDTLEEEIYKRRLSQQEEKNDGENKKRYVIDDTGMQDFILRHRFLPMDSETEYAPFSAPTNSPRSFVTRQELDDPSGLNQHEDTVVDVNGIMTRNWKVFAFNSDNLSKLNSLKNQKITKEYMKDQFIKNMASEQDAQEVEAPKVKKERPARKSVRF